Proteins from a genomic interval of Haloprofundus salinisoli:
- a CDS encoding winged helix-turn-helix domain-containing protein, giving the protein MPENITDTKPDSPVASAALLDVLGDECSRAILAAAGRESMTAKQLTNSCDVSPATVYRRINTLLDHGLLEESIEFGTNSGRQKVYKTTFSHLDIDLADDGFEVTSHDQNGSSYHLMRLLSEMPFEHVRTDAVDRELTVQIGLTDEMFEQFVEIWGQNCQ; this is encoded by the coding sequence ATGCCAGAGAACATCACCGATACGAAACCCGACAGTCCGGTTGCGAGCGCGGCCCTCCTCGACGTACTGGGCGACGAGTGTTCGCGCGCGATTCTCGCCGCCGCCGGCCGAGAGTCGATGACCGCGAAGCAGTTGACGAACTCGTGCGACGTCTCGCCAGCGACGGTGTACCGCCGAATCAACACGCTCCTCGACCACGGCCTTCTCGAGGAGTCTATCGAGTTCGGCACGAACTCCGGGCGACAGAAGGTGTACAAGACGACGTTCTCGCACCTCGACATCGACCTCGCCGACGACGGGTTCGAGGTCACGTCGCACGACCAGAACGGCAGTTCGTACCACCTCATGCGTCTGCTCTCGGAGATGCCGTTCGAGCACGTCCGCACCGACGCGGTCGACCGCGAACTCACCGTCCAGATTGGCCTTACCGACGAGATGTTCGAACAGTTCGTCGAGATCTGGGGCCAGAACTGCCAGTAA
- a CDS encoding DUF7563 family protein — protein MADLNWNGRGASNTSPRCSNCGRHVTPQFARVFGDNIDDVHGCLDCTTSRERQTGEHIPQQRMNS, from the coding sequence ATGGCAGACCTGAACTGGAACGGAAGGGGAGCATCGAACACGAGTCCACGCTGCAGCAACTGCGGACGTCACGTGACACCACAGTTCGCGCGGGTGTTCGGTGACAACATCGACGACGTGCACGGCTGTCTCGACTGCACGACGTCGCGTGAGCGACAGACTGGCGAACACATCCCACAGCAGCGGATGAACAGCTAA
- a CDS encoding PadR family transcriptional regulator codes for MHYLSGFQRDLLYVISGYDRPSGQQVKDELEQYYDTEINHGRLYPNLDTLVNKDLVEKGQLDRRTNYYALTERGEEAMRKRREWEEKYFSFQE; via the coding sequence ATGCATTACTTGAGTGGATTCCAACGAGACCTGCTGTACGTCATCAGCGGGTACGACAGACCGTCCGGCCAGCAGGTGAAAGACGAACTCGAGCAGTACTACGACACCGAGATCAACCACGGACGACTGTATCCGAATCTGGACACGCTCGTCAATAAAGATCTCGTCGAGAAAGGCCAGCTCGACAGACGGACGAACTACTACGCGCTCACCGAACGCGGCGAGGAAGCGATGCGAAAACGCCGCGAGTGGGAAGAGAAGTACTTCTCGTTCCAGGAGTGA
- a CDS encoding DUF1616 domain-containing protein → MKSETKTSTQLSTEQLLPTDIFAALLLAGGGVLAALFVPPSVGFVRLLLGLPLLLFLPGYALVAALFPHRAAEKTNRSWSNVREPLVHGVTGGERLALSFGLSLVIGPLLVLGLGASVWGITLQSVLGAFGLFVTLFSLVGVVRRYRLSVEERYNPSFTVGYARFRRRLSNGGTAVTAVNVLLVLGVLAAASSMAFALAAPPAGGGFTDFSLLTQDENGTFSSAGFPSEVTQGTAIPMATSIENNEGEQTNYSVVVQLQRMDGEQVVERQELTRFSRSVGDGGTWRHKHSLAPSMTGEDLRVQYLLYEGEPPADPRAQNADDALHIWITVTAP, encoded by the coding sequence ATGAAATCAGAAACTAAGACATCGACACAGCTCTCTACCGAACAGTTGCTCCCAACTGACATCTTCGCAGCGTTGCTGCTGGCCGGCGGAGGTGTACTCGCAGCGCTGTTCGTTCCGCCGTCTGTGGGATTCGTCCGACTGCTCCTCGGACTTCCACTCCTGTTGTTCCTTCCCGGGTACGCGCTGGTAGCGGCGCTGTTCCCGCACCGAGCGGCCGAGAAGACCAACCGGTCGTGGTCGAACGTGCGCGAGCCGCTCGTTCACGGTGTCACCGGCGGTGAGCGTCTGGCGCTCTCGTTCGGTTTGAGCCTGGTAATCGGGCCGCTGCTCGTTCTCGGCCTTGGCGCGTCGGTGTGGGGGATCACGCTCCAGTCGGTGCTCGGCGCGTTCGGCCTCTTCGTGACGCTGTTCTCGCTCGTGGGCGTCGTCCGTCGCTACCGGCTCTCCGTCGAGGAGCGGTACAACCCGTCGTTCACCGTCGGTTACGCCCGCTTCCGTCGCCGCCTCTCGAACGGCGGCACCGCCGTCACGGCAGTCAACGTCTTGCTGGTCCTCGGCGTCCTCGCCGCCGCCAGCAGCATGGCGTTCGCACTCGCTGCCCCACCGGCCGGCGGTGGGTTCACCGACTTCTCGCTGCTCACGCAGGACGAAAACGGGACGTTCTCGTCGGCAGGGTTCCCCTCGGAGGTGACGCAGGGAACCGCGATTCCGATGGCGACGAGCATCGAGAACAACGAAGGCGAACAGACGAACTACTCCGTCGTCGTCCAACTACAACGGATGGACGGTGAACAGGTCGTCGAGCGACAGGAACTTACCCGTTTCTCGCGTAGCGTCGGCGACGGTGGGACGTGGCGACACAAGCACTCCCTCGCCCCCTCGATGACCGGCGAGGACCTCAGAGTTCAGTACCTCCTGTACGAAGGAGAACCCCCGGCCGACCCCCGCGCCCAGAACGCCGACGACGCCCTCCACATATGGATCACCGTAACCGCACCCTGA
- a CDS encoding DUF7344 domain-containing protein, whose amino-acid sequence MGNDRRRATINGLAESGGSIAVSELAEQIAAQEADSEEDAQKLYKSVYVSLRQTHLPKLEEQGIIQYDADDQRIMPGARMNEIQVYTDGTTGLEAMQRSVYLVVSVVGLLTIIGAQLGVPVLNALAVEVWAVIFLTLIIVLGVYQQYR is encoded by the coding sequence TTGGGAAACGACCGCCGACGAGCCACGATTAACGGACTAGCCGAAAGCGGCGGGAGCATCGCCGTCTCCGAACTCGCAGAGCAGATAGCCGCACAGGAGGCGGACAGCGAGGAGGACGCACAGAAGCTCTACAAGAGCGTGTACGTTTCGCTTCGACAGACTCATCTCCCGAAGCTCGAAGAGCAGGGAATCATCCAGTACGACGCGGATGACCAGCGCATCATGCCGGGCGCTCGAATGAACGAAATTCAGGTGTACACCGACGGAACCACCGGTCTCGAGGCCATGCAGCGGTCGGTGTATCTGGTTGTGAGCGTCGTCGGGCTGCTCACGATTATCGGTGCCCAGCTCGGGGTTCCCGTTCTCAACGCGCTCGCCGTCGAGGTCTGGGCAGTAATCTTCCTCACGCTCATCATCGTTCTCGGCGTCTACCAGCAGTACCGCTAA